A part of Aegilops tauschii subsp. strangulata cultivar AL8/78 chromosome 2, Aet v6.0, whole genome shotgun sequence genomic DNA contains:
- the LOC109759284 gene encoding uncharacterized protein: MVFLSVIELRAAIQEYIVKQRVQIHYIKNDKQRIRAGCVGDCPWFLFVTPDSRTKAWVVKKYVGEHTCEREWALKQFTARYLAGKYVETFRADEKMTLQNFGRLVQLDYNMQPSRSKLARARRIALKKIHGDELEQYNLLWDFAAEIRRSNPGSTMFVNANNGKFENCYMALDACKRGFLLALEVEDTVTWKWFLNTLKEDLKIQNTAPWTLMSDRQKGLINAVNAIFPHAQHRFCVRYLHQNFAKNWKGDVFKNKLWQIARATHEADWKKYMQEMKELDQGGYEYLDAIDPRYVGDVSFATNEGCLSRRFLPPDANFKVGPPPSRLWLAFEFHSSAFGSLRIVAQALFLVLALDAMMVFGSLTGFVFPPMPAPPVLWPLLPYLLALFSSGIIVLAIYVVLVSRL, from the exons ATGGTGTTCTTGTCTGTCATTGAACTAAGAGCAGCAATTCAAGAGTACATTGTGAAGCAGAGAGTGCAAATTCATTACATAAAGAATGATAAGCAGAGGATAAGGGCAGGTTGTGTTGGAGATTGTCCCTGGTTCTTATTTGTTACACCTGACAGCAGGACCAAAGCATGGGTTGTGAAGAAGTATGTGGGTGAGCATACATGTGAAAGAGAGTGGGCACTCAAGCAATTTACAGCAAGATATTTGGCTGGCAAGTATGTGGAAACATTTAGAGCAGATGAGAAGATGACACTGCAGAACTTTGGCAGACTTGTTCAGTTGGACTACAACATGCAACCTAGTAGAAGTAAGCTAGCTAGAGCAAGGAGGATTGCACTAAAGAAAAttcatggagatgaacttgagCAGTATAATTTACTGTGGGACTTTGCAGCTGAAATCAGAAGATCAAACCCTGGCAGTACCATGTTTGTGAATGCAAACAATGGAAAGTTTGAGAACTGCTACATGGCCTTAGATGCATGCAAAAGGGGTTTTCTGCTAGCTT TAGAAGTGGAAGATACTGTCACATGGAAGTGGTTCTTGAACACACTGAAGGAGGATCTGAAGATACAAAACACAGCACCATGGACATTGATGAGTGATAGGCAGAAG GGGTTGATCAATGCTGTCAATGCAATATTTCCTCATGCACAACATAGATTTTGTGTGAGGTATCTGCATCAAAACTTTGCAAAGAACTGGAAAGGTGATGTATTCAAGAATAAATTGTGGCAAATTGCAAGAGCTACACATGAGGCAGATTGGAAGAAGTACATGCAAGAGATGAAAGAGCTGGACCAGGGGGGCTATGAGTACTTGGATGCAATTGACCCAAG atacgttggagacgtatcattcgcCACCAACGAGGGCTGCCTCAGCCGCCGGTTCCTGCCGCCGGACGCCAATTTCAAGGTCGGGCCGCCGCCATCACGCCTCTGGCTGGCGTTCGAGTTCCACTCGTCGGCCTTCGGCTCTCTGAG GATCGTTGCACAGGCGCTCTTCTTGGTGCTGGCCCTCGACGCCATGATGGTCTTTGGGAGCTTGACTGGCTTCGTCTTCCCTCCGATGCCAGCGCCGCCAGTTTTGTGGCCCCTGCTGCCGTATCTTCTAGCTCTTttcagcagtggcatcatcgtcTTGGCCATTTATGTGGTTCTCGTCTCTCGTCTTTAG